In Anticarsia gemmatalis isolate Benzon Research Colony breed Stoneville strain chromosome 4, ilAntGemm2 primary, whole genome shotgun sequence, the DNA window CTATTTTGAATTTCGGAAATAACAGAATACCGCCTGCGCAATAGGCCAAGGAGAagaatagtatatttatatatcgaGACAAGATTAGTTCGTATGTACTCAGTTAATTGTACTCAAAGACAATGGCCTGATAATCTAAAATACTTGCGTAGCGAAATTTTCAGACGGCACGTGTCAAGAACTTATTTAATGCGTATCTATTCACATTTACCAATATAAAGAGGGACAAACCCCTCGGCCTTGAAACTGTTTACATATTGTTTCACAACTGTATCGATGCTCGTGAGTGATCGCATGATAACTCAAGTTCTAGACAAAGACTTGGCTCGTCGTTGAGACAGACGCGACGGACACCTAAGTTAAGGATGACAAACACTTCGATAACCTATTTTCAGCTACAAAAGGACATGCATGCGTTTATCTAGGCTCATATCAAGCCGATAATTCATGTTCAAAAGGGACACTCGGCCGCGGCATGCCACAATCGTCCTTTCATGTCCCacttatgatttaaataatctaCTTAGATAATCGTTAAAGAGAAGTCTGCATTGCGTTGGAACTCGAACCTCAATTCATTATCGTTTAACGGCATTGCTTGACGTCAACGGTTTTGAAATTAACGACGACCTTTGATTTGGTTTCAGATTAAGGAAGCGAGGTACGACGATGCGATCAAAGCCCTCAATGACGCAATTAATTTCAGTCCAAACCGCGCTGGACTGTCCCTTCTTGGGTTCTGCTACTTCAGGACACAGTCTTTCATAGAAGCAGCTAATTGCTATGAACAGTTGGCATCAATGCACCCTGATGTACCTGAGTACAGGCTATATTTCGCTCAAGCTCTGTACGAAGCGTCCATGTTTGACGAGTCCTACAAAGTTACAATGCAGATTACGGCTCCAGAACTAGAAAGGAAAGTGGTCAAATTGCAGTCAGCCATTAAATATGGAGAAGAAGATACAATAACTGCAAAAGGACTGGTAGATTCTTATCCCCAGGAAGACCCAGATAAAGATATCAATCTCGGTTGCTTGCTATTTAAAGAGAATCAATATGAGGAGGCGTTGCAGAAGTTTTCTCGAAGCCTCAACGTGGTGGGCTTTAACGCACATCTTCACTACAACATCGCCTTGTGTTATTTCAAACTGAAAGAGTATCCACAAGCACTGAAACACATCACTCTTGTGATAGAAAAAGGTATCCGTGATCACCCTGAGTTAGCTGTAGGAATGCAAGCTGAGACTTCGGAAGTGAAATCAGTTGGAAACACTCTGACACTTCATGAGACTGCACTAACTGAAGTATTCAACCTTAAAGCAGCTATCGAGTACCAGTTGAAGAACATAGAAGCAGCACGCGAGGCTCTGAATGACATGCCACCGCGACATGAACATGAACTAGATGCAGTGACGCTACACAATATAGCGCTGACATCAATAGATGTGAAACCAACAGATGGCTTTGAAAAGCTGCACTTTTTGTTACAACAGGACCCGTTCCCAGCAGAAACATTCGCTAACCTGCTACTTCTCTATTGTAagtttgaatattatgatttaGCGGCGGATGTATTAGCTGAGAATGCTCAATTTACATACAAGTACCTGACACCATATCTTTACGATTTCTTGGATGCGATAATAACAAGCCAAACATCGCCAGAAGAAGCGTTTCAGAAATATGAAGATATTGCTTCTAAACACGCCGAGCAGCTGAGAAAACTAACAAAGGTTGTCCAAGAAAGTCGCTCGCAAGGTGACAATGACCAAGTGAAGAAAGCTGTTGTTGAATACGAAGAAGCGCTGGAGCGATACATACCAGTTGTGATGGCACAAGCAAAGATCTATTGGGACATGGAGAACTACGGACAagttgaaaagattttccgCAAATCTGTTGAATTTTGCAACGAATCTGATGTTTGGCGCTTGAACGTAGCTCACGTGCTCTTCATGcaggaaaataaatacaaggaaGCTGCGAGCTTCTACGAGCCTATTGTAAAGAAACAGTACGACAACATTCTAGATGTCAGTGCAGTTGTACTAGCTAACCTTTGTGTCTCCTACATAATGACGTCTCAGAATGAAGAGGCGGAGGACATCATGCGCAAAATTGAGAAAGAGGAAGAGCAACAGATATTCGAAGATCCTCAGAAGAAATTTTATCATTTGTGTATCGTGAATCTGGTCATCGGCACACTGTATTGTGCTAAAGGGAACTACGAATTTGGGATATCAAGAGTGATCAAATCTTTGGAGCCGTTCAACAAACGCCTGGGGACAGACACATGGTTTTACGCGAAGCGCTGCTTTTTATCGTTCTTGGAGAACTTGGCTAAGCACTTGATTGTTGTTAAAGATAACACTATAAAAGATTGTCTGATGTTTCTCGAAGGTTGCGAGACGTATGGGCGGCGGGTGAGCACGGTTATCGAGAACCCCTTTCAAGAAGAAGATGCTCACACCAAGGCCAAACAGACAGTCACATACGAGGCACGCTTATTACGGTACATGTTTTATAAGTTAAGAAACATCGATGACTCTGTCACTATAAATAAGTatgaagatttaaaataaatgcttacCTGGAGGTATTGGATTTTTGTCTTTTCCTGGTTTTCTGGCATCCTTATGTTGGATTAGGTGataacccaactagcacacaagctgcttatacagtcgttatacagcctgatagttgcataagagtcgttcaaatgctgtacaattctctataagttgtatactagctatttaaaaaaccctttaacagctaggcgggacagtagccgtttagtaggaaactaatgacttatagtgatatatgagcatgtaattgcatcgctagacagcctagggaagtataactgagttaatggaatcttctataacaccgttaactgtataaggggactttaggagataaaggagtttaaacggagttatgcgttgcgcttatagcgctcaagagcgtaaataagctttttgtaatgccttaggttctataacagatttttttagggctagtgtattactcatctataaaagagttgcgtaggtctttaatagcgccttgagcgttatatgagatatttatatggcttctgtatggcaaatagatgtataaggtatcattcgaaacatttttacagccatggggattacagaattattttaagcacctaaagcgctataaccgagtaatatacctttatactaaagcttaaaattattatcataatatatttacataggtgcagtggtggttcagtctatcaactgtttttaaagaaaaaataaaataaaataaaataaaataaaataaaataaaataaaataaaataaaa includes these proteins:
- the Ttc30 gene encoding tetratricopeptide repeat domain 30 — its product is MDYMQIKDGQYTKTIYTMIKEARYDDAIKALNDAINFSPNRAGLSLLGFCYFRTQSFIEAANCYEQLASMHPDVPEYRLYFAQALYEASMFDESYKVTMQITAPELERKVVKLQSAIKYGEEDTITAKGLVDSYPQEDPDKDINLGCLLFKENQYEEALQKFSRSLNVVGFNAHLHYNIALCYFKLKEYPQALKHITLVIEKGIRDHPELAVGMQAETSEVKSVGNTLTLHETALTEVFNLKAAIEYQLKNIEAAREALNDMPPRHEHELDAVTLHNIALTSIDVKPTDGFEKLHFLLQQDPFPAETFANLLLLYCKFEYYDLAADVLAENAQFTYKYLTPYLYDFLDAIITSQTSPEEAFQKYEDIASKHAEQLRKLTKVVQESRSQGDNDQVKKAVVEYEEALERYIPVVMAQAKIYWDMENYGQVEKIFRKSVEFCNESDVWRLNVAHVLFMQENKYKEAASFYEPIVKKQYDNILDVSAVVLANLCVSYIMTSQNEEAEDIMRKIEKEEEQQIFEDPQKKFYHLCIVNLVIGTLYCAKGNYEFGISRVIKSLEPFNKRLGTDTWFYAKRCFLSFLENLAKHLIVVKDNTIKDCLMFLEGCETYGRRVSTVIENPFQEEDAHTKAKQTVTYEARLLRYMFYKLRNIDDSVTINKYEDLK